From Prochlorococcus sp. MIT 1223, the proteins below share one genomic window:
- a CDS encoding NAD(P)H-hydrate dehydratase, which produces MNWPKRDSDHLIVSAEQMKILENQILSSGLPEESLMEKVGQLMTRWFLKNPNLLSNGVFVLIGPGHNGGDGLVVARELHLAGIDVSIWCPIPLKKKLTKNLLSYSLSIGIRCLKTPPEISNQSLWIDAVFGLGQSRDLPKDLADLFKAREKECPNKLVSLDIPSGICSDTGKPFKGGAACARFTLTVGLLKRGLLQDQAVPYVGILKRIDIGIDSKSINKLFDQLPLKISSSDLVELAWPFASPTASKYQRGRVLVISGSRKYMGASFLSMRGALASGAGSIQAALPEIIANMFAPYMPEVVLAGVLEESSNKSSSIGNFIEQINIDQFDALLIGPGLGISTEDSWDVLSEKLQEFLGLIVLDADALNQIALLNKSFEWFQKRKGPSLITPHIYEFRRLFGSLDYSDALDAARQVALNSGAGVLLKGAHSVFSAPSGKTWQIIGTAPWTARAGLGDILAGFLAGVGSIEYASSKKFDWDIIAASILVHAEAAKNCPEGSNANSITSFLASYVRDLNFTKYLERDI; this is translated from the coding sequence GTGAATTGGCCTAAAAGAGATTCTGATCATTTGATTGTGTCTGCAGAACAGATGAAGATCTTAGAGAATCAAATCCTATCTAGCGGACTTCCCGAAGAATCTTTAATGGAGAAAGTCGGACAGTTAATGACTAGATGGTTTTTAAAAAATCCTAACCTTCTTTCTAATGGTGTTTTTGTTTTGATTGGCCCAGGGCATAACGGAGGTGATGGTTTAGTTGTTGCTCGAGAATTGCACTTAGCCGGAATAGATGTATCTATTTGGTGCCCTATACCATTGAAAAAAAAATTAACCAAGAATCTGCTTTCTTATTCTTTATCTATTGGTATTAGATGCTTAAAAACCCCCCCAGAGATTTCTAATCAATCTTTATGGATTGATGCTGTTTTTGGCTTGGGGCAATCAAGAGATTTGCCTAAAGATCTTGCTGATTTATTTAAAGCTAGAGAAAAAGAATGTCCTAATAAACTTGTAAGTCTGGATATCCCTTCTGGAATTTGTTCAGATACTGGAAAGCCATTCAAAGGTGGCGCGGCATGTGCACGTTTTACCTTGACTGTTGGTTTATTGAAAAGAGGTTTGCTTCAAGATCAAGCCGTTCCTTATGTAGGTATTTTGAAGAGAATTGACATTGGAATTGATAGCAAATCTATAAATAAATTATTTGATCAATTACCTCTAAAAATCTCTTCTTCGGATCTTGTTGAGCTTGCATGGCCATTTGCTTCTCCAACTGCATCGAAATATCAACGAGGAAGGGTTTTAGTTATTTCTGGGAGCAGAAAATATATGGGTGCATCTTTTCTATCAATGAGAGGAGCATTGGCTAGCGGTGCTGGGAGTATTCAAGCGGCTTTACCAGAAATTATTGCTAATATGTTTGCTCCTTATATGCCTGAAGTTGTTTTAGCAGGGGTATTGGAGGAGTCTTCGAATAAATCTTCTTCTATAGGAAATTTTATTGAGCAAATAAATATAGATCAATTCGATGCCTTGCTTATAGGACCGGGATTGGGAATTTCTACAGAAGATAGTTGGGATGTTTTATCAGAAAAATTGCAGGAATTTTTGGGCTTAATTGTTCTTGATGCAGATGCTTTAAATCAAATAGCACTTTTAAATAAAAGTTTTGAATGGTTTCAGAAAAGAAAGGGCCCATCATTAATTACTCCTCATATATATGAATTCAGAAGGCTTTTTGGAAGTTTAGATTATTCTGATGCTCTTGATGCTGCTAGGCAAGTCGCATTAAATAGTGGTGCAGGAGTTTTACTTAAAGGTGCTCATTCTGTTTTTTCGGCCCCATCTGGAAAAACTTGGCAAATAATTGGTACAGCCCCATGGACAGCCAGAGCAGGCTTAGGAGACATTTTGGCTGGATTCTTAGCAGGAGTCGGCTCTATTGAATATGCAAGCTCTAAAAAGTTTGATTGGGATATCATTGCTGCCTCAATTCTTGTTCACGCAGAAGCTGCAAAAAATTGTCCTGAAGGATCAAATGCAAACTCAATAACGAGCTTTTTAGCAAGTTATGTAAGAGACCTCAACTTCACTAAATATCTTGAAAGAGACATTTAA
- the mnmA gene encoding tRNA 2-thiouridine(34) synthase MnmA, with product MNNVKTTNSEAIKRLERLQGEHLIAVGLSGGVDSSLTAALLVEAGWEVEGLTLWLLKGQGSCCSDGLIDAAGICEQLGIKHHVVDARETFKREIIERLINGYQEGITPSPCSQCNRSVKFSEMLHWAKSNLNFKRVATGHYARIKYANDTYNFSFKSGNKKHKLLRGLDRNKDQSYFLYDLSQSVLENVVFPLGELTKEETREMASKYGLRTAQKPESQDLCLSEHHGSMKAFLDNYLPERKGEIVLKDGTLVGEHDGIEHFTIGQRRGLGVSWKTPLHVIKLDSSMNRVVVGPRAEAGKSSCTVGKVNWVSISPPEESIDIEVQLRYRSLPILASLTPIKPLEKDIEDSRPYRCEVFFKEEQFSITPGQAAVFYSGEVLLGGGLIEKD from the coding sequence ATGAATAATGTCAAAACCACCAATTCTGAAGCAATCAAAAGATTAGAACGTTTGCAAGGAGAGCATTTAATTGCTGTTGGACTTTCAGGAGGAGTTGATAGTTCTTTAACTGCAGCGCTTTTAGTCGAAGCAGGATGGGAGGTAGAAGGTTTAACACTATGGCTTTTAAAAGGACAAGGCTCATGCTGCTCAGATGGTTTAATTGATGCTGCTGGCATCTGTGAACAACTAGGAATTAAACATCATGTAGTGGATGCAAGAGAAACTTTCAAAAGAGAAATTATTGAAAGACTTATAAATGGCTATCAAGAAGGAATAACTCCATCACCTTGTTCACAATGCAATCGATCAGTAAAGTTCTCTGAGATGCTTCATTGGGCTAAATCAAATTTAAATTTCAAAAGAGTCGCTACTGGGCATTATGCAAGAATAAAATATGCAAATGATACTTATAACTTTTCATTTAAATCTGGAAATAAAAAGCATAAGCTTTTAAGAGGACTAGATAGGAATAAAGATCAAAGTTACTTTTTATATGATCTCTCTCAATCTGTTCTAGAAAATGTTGTTTTTCCTCTTGGTGAGTTAACAAAAGAAGAAACAAGGGAGATGGCTTCAAAGTATGGATTACGTACTGCGCAAAAGCCAGAAAGCCAAGATCTATGTCTTTCTGAGCACCATGGTTCGATGAAAGCTTTTCTTGACAATTATCTACCTGAAAGGAAAGGAGAAATAGTACTCAAAGATGGAACACTCGTTGGAGAGCATGATGGGATTGAACATTTCACAATTGGGCAAAGGAGAGGGCTTGGAGTGTCTTGGAAAACACCACTTCATGTAATAAAGCTAGACTCTTCTATGAATAGAGTTGTTGTAGGTCCAAGAGCTGAAGCCGGGAAATCAAGCTGCACTGTTGGGAAAGTTAATTGGGTATCAATTTCCCCTCCAGAAGAATCAATTGATATTGAAGTTCAATTACGTTATAGAAGCCTTCCTATACTTGCATCCTTAACCCCTATAAAGCCATTAGAGAAAGATATCGAAGATAGTCGGCCATACCGTTGTGAAGTTTTTTTTAAAGAGGAACAGTTTTCAATTACACCTGGACAAGCAGCGGTTTTTTATTCAGGCGAAGTTCTTCTAGGAGGAGGTTTAATTGAAAAAGATTAA
- a CDS encoding apolipoprotein N-acyltransferase yields MFYKINISKERFFSSAQASIGGILAGLILGSPYGFFMPFAITSLWAATKYSSSGFLWGGFAVLISHKWLLALHPLSWIGIPSFLSLLIAILIWLFCGLCGAALVCSWSFLRIKIYREPNLYLPFKKQIFYATFFASIWGITETLLSQSPLFWIGIGSSLLPGDLFLAGLSRWIGSGGLAFLQLLIGWWLWQIILCFQNLRRAKNLIVFGMISLFMGHFLGWSLLNQEIIGKSISVATWQTDIPIRDKFSKNNLARLPQDIQSSLATAEGLGASILLAPEGTLPLNQNLIAPAPIDFLTGGFRLIEGSQRSSLLAIDKGDTKFSKSLDKHRLVPLGEWVPNLPFLSQTGLSAVGGLDPGGSSRLFIWNGPSAAGAICYELSDGKALAKASNEGGEWIIALANLDPFPISLQKQYLSLAQVRSIETARDLISVSNTGPTSLIQSSGKVQYISQPFKDEVAVTKVSLRKVKTLYSRHGDALLIIIFLVSLITVIYLELRD; encoded by the coding sequence ATGTTTTATAAAATTAATATTTCCAAAGAACGTTTTTTCTCTTCTGCTCAAGCCTCAATAGGAGGGATTCTCGCTGGTTTGATTCTTGGCTCACCTTATGGCTTTTTTATGCCATTTGCTATTACCTCTCTTTGGGCGGCTACAAAATACTCTTCTTCTGGTTTTTTATGGGGTGGTTTTGCAGTCCTTATTAGTCATAAATGGCTATTAGCATTGCACCCACTCTCTTGGATAGGCATACCATCTTTCCTTAGCTTGCTAATTGCAATTCTGATTTGGCTTTTTTGTGGATTGTGCGGAGCGGCTCTTGTATGTTCTTGGTCGTTTTTAAGGATAAAAATATACCGCGAGCCAAATTTATACCTGCCGTTTAAAAAACAAATTTTCTATGCGACTTTTTTTGCAAGTATTTGGGGAATTACAGAGACTTTGCTTTCTCAATCTCCTTTGTTTTGGATAGGGATTGGATCAAGTCTGCTCCCGGGTGATCTTTTTTTAGCAGGCTTATCTAGATGGATTGGATCTGGTGGGCTGGCTTTTCTGCAACTTCTTATTGGTTGGTGGTTATGGCAAATAATTCTATGTTTTCAAAATTTAAGAAGAGCTAAAAATTTAATAGTTTTTGGAATGATTTCTTTATTTATGGGCCATTTTTTGGGATGGAGCTTATTGAATCAAGAAATTATTGGTAAATCAATTTCTGTCGCTACCTGGCAAACTGATATTCCCATTAGAGATAAATTCAGTAAAAACAATCTTGCGCGCCTTCCTCAAGACATTCAATCATCTTTAGCAACTGCTGAAGGCCTTGGTGCCTCCATTTTACTGGCCCCAGAAGGTACGTTGCCTTTAAATCAAAATTTGATTGCTCCAGCACCAATTGATTTTTTAACAGGCGGTTTTAGATTAATAGAAGGTAGTCAGAGAAGTTCATTACTCGCTATTGATAAAGGAGACACGAAATTCTCGAAATCTCTTGATAAACATCGTTTAGTTCCTTTAGGAGAATGGGTGCCAAATTTGCCATTCCTTTCTCAGACTGGTTTGTCGGCTGTTGGAGGATTGGATCCTGGAGGTTCTTCTAGATTATTCATTTGGAATGGTCCTTCTGCAGCAGGCGCAATTTGTTATGAGTTAAGTGATGGAAAAGCCTTAGCAAAAGCTTCTAATGAAGGAGGCGAATGGATAATAGCTTTGGCAAATCTTGATCCTTTTCCAATATCTCTTCAGAAGCAATATCTTTCTTTAGCACAAGTAAGAAGTATTGAGACTGCTAGAGATCTAATAAGCGTATCTAATACAGGACCGACTTCTTTAATTCAAAGTTCTGGAAAAGTACAATATATATCTCAACCTTTTAAGGATGAAGTTGCTGTTACTAAAGTTTCTTTACGAAAGGTTAAAACACTATATTCAAGGCATGGTGATGCACTCTTGATAATTATTTTTTTAGTGAGTCTAATTACTGTTATTTATTTAGAATTAAGAGATTAA
- a CDS encoding FKBP-type peptidyl-prolyl cis-trans isomerase produces MKDIFISFSIFIGCLIIAVISQVITPSTLDATEFKTSILQDLQTSQSNSVITNPFELDPEETNPTLFIMATNNQTKKVSPLGEPQKAETFQVTSSGLKFSELEVGSGSEASAGKNVSVNYRGTLENGKEFDSSYGRSPFTFPLGAGQVIKGWDEGVSGMKVGGKRKLIIPPELGYGSRGIGPIPANSTLIFEVELLEVN; encoded by the coding sequence ATGAAAGACATTTTTATAAGTTTTTCAATCTTTATAGGTTGCTTGATTATTGCTGTTATCAGTCAAGTAATCACTCCTTCAACATTAGACGCTACCGAATTTAAAACAAGTATCCTCCAAGATCTACAAACCAGCCAAAGTAACTCTGTTATTACCAATCCTTTTGAGCTGGATCCAGAAGAAACAAACCCTACTCTTTTCATCATGGCAACTAATAATCAAACTAAAAAAGTATCGCCTTTGGGCGAGCCTCAAAAGGCTGAAACTTTCCAAGTCACATCAAGTGGTTTGAAATTTTCAGAGCTAGAGGTAGGCAGTGGCTCAGAAGCTTCGGCAGGCAAAAATGTATCCGTCAATTACAGAGGCACCCTTGAGAATGGCAAAGAGTTTGATAGCAGCTATGGCAGATCTCCTTTTACTTTTCCTCTTGGAGCAGGACAAGTAATAAAAGGTTGGGATGAAGGAGTTTCTGGAATGAAAGTCGGTGGGAAGAGAAAGTTAATCATTCCACCTGAACTAGGTTATGGGAGCAGAGGCATTGGACCTATTCCTGCTAATTCAACTTTGATATTTGAAGTTGAATTATTAGAGGTCAATTAA
- the sodN gene encoding superoxide dismutase, Ni, with amino-acid sequence MFRKVLSAIFNKIPVQTVHAHCDGPCGVYDPASARVAAEAVLSMTKKILALELPTGNDAKAWANYNNTFSRYVAIKEDQAKETKKELLILWTDYFKPEHLATFPDLHETFWQASKLCSATKVNVDQDKAEELMQSVEKIHNMFWQSKGRSDKWVTAS; translated from the coding sequence ATGTTCCGTAAGGTTCTCTCAGCAATTTTCAATAAAATTCCTGTTCAAACAGTTCATGCTCATTGTGATGGACCTTGCGGGGTATACGATCCTGCTTCTGCAAGAGTTGCAGCAGAAGCAGTTTTGTCTATGACTAAAAAGATTCTTGCACTCGAACTACCAACAGGTAACGATGCAAAAGCATGGGCCAATTACAACAACACATTTTCTAGATACGTTGCAATAAAAGAAGATCAAGCTAAAGAAACAAAAAAAGAACTTTTAATTCTTTGGACTGATTATTTCAAGCCTGAGCATCTAGCAACTTTCCCAGACCTACATGAAACTTTCTGGCAAGCTTCTAAACTCTGCAGTGCGACCAAGGTAAATGTTGATCAAGACAAGGCAGAAGAATTAATGCAATCAGTAGAGAAGATACACAATATGTTCTGGCAGTCGAAAGGAAGATCTGATAAATGGGTTACTGCGAGCTAA
- the sodX gene encoding nickel-type superoxide dismutase maturation protease, producing the protein MCRVKGISMLPTLKHGDLVIYKAININYINDCLEKGSIVISKHPLKANYLIVKRLERKEKDKYFIIGDNKDFSKDSRHFGFIQKQNLVGIAESFLSLPILNKSSDGK; encoded by the coding sequence ATTTGCCGAGTTAAAGGTATCTCCATGCTTCCTACTCTGAAGCATGGAGATTTAGTAATTTATAAAGCTATCAATATAAATTACATAAATGATTGTTTAGAAAAAGGGAGTATTGTAATAAGCAAGCATCCTTTAAAAGCTAATTATTTAATAGTTAAACGTCTAGAAAGGAAAGAAAAAGATAAATATTTTATAATTGGTGATAATAAGGATTTCAGTAAAGATAGCAGACATTTTGGTTTTATTCAGAAACAAAATCTAGTAGGTATAGCAGAATCTTTCTTATCTTTACCAATATTAAATAAAAGTTCAGATGGAAAATAA
- a CDS encoding hydantoin utilization protein A, with protein sequence MLISILTGFAAGAIHVVGGADHLVAMAPTAINKPRLALRDGLAWGLGHSTGVVLLASLAVVAKDLVNIEQLSSVAESIVGITLLIVGTIAIKTSLGLNIHIHNHQHGSANQHHHVHLHLLGRKIHGRHTHASTGLGLIHGMAGASHLLAVIPALALPTLGAISYIFAYLLGSMAAMASVVLGISFTSMKAGQKISPRLLGFTGGLSIVTGLFWLQKNPIIG encoded by the coding sequence ATGCTTATAAGTATTTTGACTGGTTTTGCGGCGGGAGCTATCCATGTGGTTGGTGGGGCTGATCACTTGGTCGCCATGGCTCCAACTGCAATAAATAAGCCAAGACTAGCTTTAAGGGATGGCCTTGCTTGGGGTTTAGGGCATTCGACAGGTGTTGTTTTGCTTGCCTCTTTGGCTGTTGTTGCCAAAGACTTAGTGAATATTGAGCAGCTATCTTCAGTTGCTGAATCTATAGTTGGAATAACTCTTTTAATTGTTGGTACTATTGCAATAAAAACATCTCTTGGGTTGAATATTCATATTCATAATCATCAACATGGAAGTGCTAATCAGCATCATCATGTTCACTTGCATTTATTAGGTAGAAAGATTCATGGACGTCATACCCATGCCTCTACTGGATTGGGTCTTATTCATGGAATGGCTGGTGCAAGTCATCTACTTGCTGTAATCCCAGCTTTAGCTTTACCAACATTAGGAGCCATTTCTTATATATTTGCCTATCTTCTTGGTTCTATGGCTGCAATGGCCTCAGTTGTATTGGGCATTTCATTTACTTCTATGAAGGCGGGACAGAAAATATCTCCAAGGTTATTAGGATTTACAGGTGGTCTTTCAATTGTAACCGGTTTGTTTTGGCTTCAGAAAAATCCGATAATTGGCTGA
- the psbN gene encoding photosystem II reaction center protein PsbN yields MEVATQDPALNAIIGGILLVVFGSLAYGIYASFGPGKKDLRDTIDEHARMHELGIAHGHSPKDKHNPARSLF; encoded by the coding sequence ATGGAAGTTGCGACTCAAGACCCTGCTCTTAATGCAATTATTGGAGGGATTTTGCTAGTAGTGTTTGGATCTTTGGCTTATGGTATATATGCTTCTTTTGGGCCTGGCAAAAAGGATCTAAGAGACACAATTGATGAGCATGCGAGAATGCATGAGTTAGGAATTGCACATGGGCATAGTCCTAAGGATAAGCATAATCCTGCAAGGTCTCTTTTCTGA
- a CDS encoding aminotransferase class V-fold PLP-dependent enzyme, giving the protein MRLGTSSDKEQALNLRDLMPALQNKSYFNYGGQGPLPSPSLDSIATSWEEIQKLGPFTNNVWPYLMNEVKKTKRYLGRLCGVSSNQIALTENVTSGCVLPLWGLPFKADQRILIGDCEHPGVIAACREIAKRNSLKIDILHVQQLREGLNERNTVDELVLKELKKAIRSNTKLVVLSHVLWNTGQIMPINLIAETLQTYPVKPYLLVDAAQSFGQIPIRDAAQTADIYAFTGHKWACGPEGLGGVAVSKRVLQDSSPTLIGWKSLQKEEGIHFANPHPFQKDARRFEIATSCIPLLAGLRCSLDLLETQGDVHSRLKRIQTLSMRLWTGLKSIEGVTTILEGPPPTGLISFTTTSNKSANTLVRHLGKKALWIRVLEDPEWLRACVHITTQESEVDTLIKEIQTSIT; this is encoded by the coding sequence ATGCGTTTAGGAACTAGCTCAGATAAAGAGCAGGCATTAAATCTAAGAGATCTAATGCCTGCTCTACAAAATAAATCATATTTTAATTATGGGGGGCAAGGACCACTTCCTTCACCTTCTCTTGACTCAATAGCAACTAGTTGGGAGGAAATTCAAAAACTAGGACCTTTTACAAATAATGTATGGCCCTATCTAATGAACGAAGTTAAAAAAACCAAAAGGTATTTAGGGAGACTTTGTGGCGTAAGTAGCAATCAAATAGCTTTAACTGAAAATGTTACTAGCGGATGCGTACTCCCACTTTGGGGATTACCTTTCAAAGCTGATCAAAGAATATTAATAGGCGATTGTGAACATCCTGGCGTTATAGCTGCATGCCGAGAAATAGCTAAAAGAAACTCTTTAAAAATTGACATCTTGCATGTACAGCAACTTAGAGAAGGTCTCAATGAGAGAAACACCGTCGATGAATTAGTTCTAAAAGAATTAAAAAAAGCAATTCGTTCAAATACAAAACTTGTTGTTCTTTCTCATGTTTTATGGAATACAGGCCAAATAATGCCAATTAATCTCATAGCGGAAACACTTCAAACTTATCCTGTCAAGCCATATTTATTAGTAGATGCAGCTCAAAGCTTTGGACAAATACCTATTCGTGATGCCGCACAAACAGCCGACATATATGCTTTTACAGGGCATAAATGGGCTTGTGGGCCAGAAGGACTTGGAGGAGTAGCTGTATCAAAAAGAGTTCTTCAAGACTCAAGTCCAACACTGATTGGATGGAAAAGTCTTCAAAAAGAAGAAGGTATTCATTTTGCGAACCCCCATCCCTTTCAGAAGGATGCTCGTCGCTTTGAGATTGCAACCTCATGCATACCTTTATTGGCTGGACTGCGTTGTTCACTTGATCTTCTTGAAACCCAAGGTGATGTACATAGCAGACTTAAAAGGATCCAAACTCTTAGCATGAGACTATGGACAGGTCTAAAGTCAATAGAAGGGGTTACAACTATTTTGGAAGGCCCTCCACCGACAGGATTAATTAGCTTTACAACAACAAGCAATAAATCAGCAAATACTTTAGTCAGGCATCTAGGCAAGAAAGCTCTATGGATTAGAGTATTAGAAGATCCAGAATGGCTACGTGCATGTGTCCATATAACTACTCAAGAGAGTGAAGTAGATACTCTTATAAAAGAAATTCAAACTTCCATTACTTAA
- a CDS encoding UDP-N-acetylmuramoyl-L-alanyl-D-glutamate--2,6-diaminopimelate ligase, translated as MERSLHSLMHSVGLEVPEGLENPSINSVTCDSRYVNKGALFLGLPGETCDGGLFWQEAFSAGAVAAVISSAASEAKPSNPNETVVVVPDPVSKWIGELISAFCNRPSLQLSLIGVTGTNGKTTTTYLIDYLSSAVGRPSALFGTLVNRWPSYTETSTHTTASAQLLQEKLSLAAGAGAEIAAMEVSSHAIAQCRIAGCHFSGAVFTNLSHDHLDYHGSMNEYFSVKTRLFQKPYLDSDTPNAVVNIDNDYGFSLAQELDKQCWRCSLDQNKYGSDNVELFIDNLRITADGVTGCLNTPVGKGRFISPLIGKFNLMNLLQSVGALVQQGLPLKSMLDAIFAFPGVPGRMERITIEEIDHNPEMPTVIVDYAHTPDALGKVLIELRPFTSRRIICVFGCGGNRDRGKRSQMGRIAAKYADLLIVTSDNPRNEEPMQIIDDILNGIPTYKELIVEVAREQAIQIAVSTASFGDLILIAGKGHEDYQIIGNETRFFDDKIFAQKALREKLSQ; from the coding sequence ATGGAAAGATCACTTCATTCTTTAATGCATTCGGTTGGGCTTGAAGTACCTGAAGGTCTTGAGAATCCCTCTATTAATAGTGTTACGTGTGACTCAAGGTACGTAAATAAAGGTGCTTTGTTTTTGGGCTTACCAGGGGAGACATGCGATGGAGGATTGTTTTGGCAAGAAGCTTTTTCAGCTGGAGCAGTCGCTGCAGTTATTAGCTCAGCTGCTTCGGAGGCGAAACCTTCAAATCCAAATGAAACTGTTGTTGTTGTCCCTGACCCCGTTAGTAAATGGATTGGCGAGCTAATTTCAGCTTTTTGTAATAGGCCTTCATTACAGTTGTCATTGATAGGTGTAACGGGAACTAATGGTAAAACTACGACAACTTATTTAATTGACTATTTAAGTTCAGCAGTAGGTAGGCCATCTGCTTTGTTCGGAACACTAGTTAATCGTTGGCCTTCGTATACAGAGACATCAACTCATACAACTGCTTCGGCCCAATTGTTACAAGAAAAGCTTTCTTTAGCAGCGGGTGCTGGAGCTGAAATTGCTGCGATGGAGGTAAGTTCTCATGCAATAGCTCAATGTCGAATTGCAGGTTGTCACTTTTCTGGAGCTGTTTTTACAAATCTTTCACATGACCACCTTGATTATCATGGATCAATGAATGAATATTTTAGTGTTAAAACTCGTTTGTTCCAAAAACCATATCTTGACTCAGACACTCCAAACGCTGTTGTAAACATTGACAATGACTATGGATTTAGTTTAGCTCAAGAGCTTGATAAGCAGTGCTGGCGTTGTTCATTGGATCAGAATAAATATGGCTCTGATAATGTCGAGTTATTTATTGATAATCTGAGAATAACTGCTGATGGAGTCACTGGCTGTCTAAACACTCCAGTAGGGAAAGGCCGCTTTATTTCTCCTCTGATTGGAAAATTTAATTTAATGAATTTACTCCAATCTGTTGGTGCTTTAGTTCAACAAGGGTTGCCGTTGAAGAGCATGTTAGATGCAATCTTCGCTTTTCCAGGTGTTCCAGGCCGTATGGAAAGAATAACTATTGAAGAGATAGATCATAATCCTGAGATGCCTACCGTTATTGTCGATTATGCGCATACTCCAGATGCCTTGGGCAAAGTATTGATCGAACTCAGGCCTTTCACCTCTCGTCGTATTATTTGTGTATTTGGTTGTGGTGGAAATAGAGACAGGGGAAAAAGATCTCAAATGGGTCGTATCGCGGCTAAATATGCTGATTTGTTAATAGTGACATCTGATAACCCTCGAAATGAAGAGCCAATGCAAATAATTGATGATATCTTAAATGGAATACCTACTTATAAGGAGTTGATCGTTGAAGTTGCGCGAGAGCAAGCTATTCAGATTGCCGTCTCTACGGCTTCTTTTGGTGACCTAATTCTAATTGCAGGAAAAGGACATGAGGATTATCAGATCATAGGTAATGAAACAAGGTTTTTTGACGATAAAATCTTTGCTCAAAAAGCTTTGAGGGAAAAGCTAAGTCAATAA
- a CDS encoding glutaredoxin family protein yields MKEASLYLYSRTGCCLCEGLEQRLKNVDLSEIEPSLVLKVIDIDSELIPKDVKASFDLRVPVLVLSSKDKNLIIELPMVSPRLKGRELLAWMQKTLNKLI; encoded by the coding sequence ATGAAAGAAGCATCCCTATATCTTTATAGTAGAACTGGCTGTTGTTTATGCGAAGGATTAGAACAGCGGTTAAAAAATGTTGATTTGAGTGAAATAGAGCCCTCTTTGGTCTTGAAGGTTATAGATATTGATAGTGAGTTGATCCCTAAAGATGTTAAAGCTAGTTTTGACCTTAGAGTTCCTGTGTTAGTTCTTTCAAGTAAAGATAAAAACTTAATTATTGAATTGCCAATGGTTTCTCCCAGGCTTAAAGGAAGAGAATTATTGGCTTGGATGCAAAAAACATTGAATAAATTGATTTAA
- the yidD gene encoding membrane protein insertion efficiency factor YidD, translated as MLSIMNRVLKWCLMAMINFYRRWLSPFFGPQCRFIPTCSEYGLEAISRHGPWRGSWLTIRRLARCHPCTPCGCDPVPD; from the coding sequence ATGCTCTCAATAATGAATCGGGTTTTAAAATGGTGCCTTATGGCCATGATTAATTTTTACCGTAGATGGCTTTCTCCCTTCTTTGGTCCTCAATGTCGCTTCATTCCAACATGTAGTGAATATGGGCTTGAAGCAATTTCTAGGCATGGACCTTGGAGAGGCTCTTGGCTAACAATTAGGCGACTTGCTCGTTGTCATCCTTGTACTCCATGTGGATGTGACCCAGTACCTGATTGA
- the rpsD gene encoding 30S ribosomal protein S4 yields the protein MSRYRGPRLRITRRLGDLPGLTRKAAKRSHPPGQHGQARRKRSEYAIRLEEKQKLRFNYGISERQLVRYVKKARAQEGSTGTNLLKLLESRLDNVCFRLGFGPTIPGSRQFVNHGHVTVNGRITDIASYQCKPNDVIAIRERKGSKKLAEANLEFPGLANVPPHLELDKQKLSGKVTGRCEREWVAIEINELLVVEYYSRKV from the coding sequence ATGTCTCGATACCGTGGGCCTCGTTTGAGGATCACGCGTCGCTTGGGAGATCTTCCAGGTCTCACCCGGAAGGCCGCTAAAAGGTCTCATCCACCAGGTCAGCACGGCCAAGCCCGTCGCAAGCGCTCTGAATACGCGATCCGTCTAGAAGAAAAGCAAAAACTTCGTTTCAATTACGGGATTTCTGAACGCCAACTCGTTCGTTATGTAAAAAAAGCCCGTGCTCAAGAAGGATCTACTGGAACGAACTTATTAAAGCTTCTTGAAAGTAGACTAGACAATGTTTGTTTCCGCCTTGGTTTTGGACCAACAATTCCTGGCTCCAGGCAATTTGTTAACCATGGTCATGTAACTGTAAATGGGCGAATCACTGATATTGCAAGCTACCAATGTAAACCTAATGATGTAATTGCAATTCGAGAAAGGAAAGGAAGTAAGAAATTAGCCGAGGCTAACCTTGAGTTTCCAGGACTTGCAAACGTACCTCCCCATCTCGAACTAGATAAACAGAAACTGTCTGGCAAAGTAACTGGAAGATGTGAAAGGGAATGGGTGGCAATAGAAATCAATGAATTACTTGTAGTTGAGTACTACTCACGTAAGGTTTAA